Part of the Variovorax sp. PAMC 28711 genome is shown below.
TGATCGGGCCCGCCAAGGCGCGCGGCTATCGCGCGATCTGGATCGTCGGCATCTCTGTAGGCGGATTCGGTGGGCTTATCTACGAAGAGGCACGTCCCGGCGAGTTGGCAGGCCTGGTCGTGCTCGCGCCCTATCTCGGCGACCGCTTGCTCAGCGCAGACATTGCCAACGCCGGCGGTCTCGCGCGCTGGCAGGGCGCGCTCGACGCAACGCCGGGCGACGACCGCAGCCAGCGCGAAACGCGTCTGTGGAAGTGGCTCAAGGGATACACCGCCACACCGGCACCGACCGACCGCCCGCCGCTGTATCTGGGGTACGGCACCGAAGACCGTTTTGCTTTCAGCCACCGTTTGCTGGTCGCGGCGTTGCCGGCCGACCGCGTCTTCACGACGCCCGGCGGCCACGACTGGCCCGAATGGACACGACTCTGGCGCGCCATCTTGCCGACCCTGCCGCTGCCGGCCTGCGCGGGTTGACCGTCAATCGGGCAGCAGCCTCAAGAGCTTGCCGTCCGATTCGTCGGTCAACACATACAGCAGGCCATCGGGGCCCTGTTTCACGTCGCGGATGCGCGCCTTTCCGTCGGTCAGCAGCTTGTGCTCGGCCACGACCTTGCCGTCCTTGAACACGATGCGGTCCAGGTAGCCGAACTTCAGCGAACCGACGAACAGGTTGCCCTTCCAGGTCGCACCGTATTTGTCGCTGGTGACGAACGCCATGCCCGATGGCGCGATCGACGGCACCCAGTAGTGCACCGGCTGCTCCAGCCCGGCCTTGGCGGTGAGGCCGTCACCGATCTTCCCGCCGCCGTAGTTTTCGCCGTAGGTGATCAGCGGCCAGCCGTAATTTCGGCCGGCCTGCGGCATGTTGATCTCGTCGCCCCCCTGGGGACCGTGCTCGGTCATCCAGTAGCGACCATCGGGCGCGAGTGTGGCACCCTGCCCGTTGCGATGGCCATAGCTCCAGATTTCCGGCAGCGCGCCGGCCTTGCCGACGAACGGGTTGTCCTTTGGCACGCTGCCGTCCTTGGCAACCCGCACCACCTTGCCCAGGTGGTTGTCGAGCTTCTGCGCGTCTTCCTTGCGACTGAAGCGATCGCCGAGCGTCAGGAAGAGATTGCCGTCCTGCGACTCCACGATACGGCAGCCGAAATGCGCGCGACTGGCCACCTTGGGTTGCTGGCTGAAGATCACCTTGACGTTCTCGAGCCGCGTGCGATCGGCCGACAACTGCGCGCGCGCCAGGGCGGTGCTGTTGGCCGCGCCGGTTGCGTCCGGCTCCGAATAGCAGAAATAGACGGTGCGATTGCTGTCGACGCGGCTGTCGGCCAGCACGTCGAGCAAACCGCCTTGTCCACCCGCGGCAATCGGCGGTAACCCGGCGATCGGGGCGTTGACCCGGCCGTCCGGCTCGACCACCCGCAAGCGCCCGGGACGCTCCGTCACCAGGAACCTGCCCTGCGGCAGGAAGGCCACACCCCAAGGATTTTCAAGCCCCGTCGCCACCGGTTGGGCACGCGGCGCGGCAAAGGCCATCCCCGCGCTGCACAACATCAACGCGATCAGCGCTTTTTCGCCGGGCTGCGCCAGCCATTTGAATCTCGACATGGGGTTCCTTTCACGCGCATTGGCGGCAATTCATCGCGACGTTGCCTTCCAATACGCGATGTTTGACACTCTTTTGGGTTACATCGGATGAATCGCTTATCGCGAATAACTTTCAACTTTACAAACTGACAATGCGGAATGTGAAGAAAATCCATACAAAACATGGAGTTGCAAGCACAATCGCGATTTCGCATGAAATTGACATCATCGAATGTCATCAATATCCTACGCACCATGCGATTTTTCGTCTTACTCCCGGCCCTCCTTATCTCCTTCGCGGCATATGCCGTTCCGCAAGATGAGCACAGCGCCGACGACATGCAGCGCATGCTTGCCGACAAGGGTTTGATCGCCCAACTCAATCAAGTTCGCCAAACCGTCACCGATCGCACGTCGGAACTGGTTGTGACCGCCGTCGGTTTCCTCGGCGTTCCGTACCGTCGCGGTGGCAACAGCGCCGACACCGGCTTCGATTGCAGCGGCTTCGTCCGCGCCATGTACAACCAGACCGTCGGCCTCGTGCTGCCGCGCCGCGCCGTCGAGCAGGCCGCCGCCACGCAGCCGGTCGCCCGCGCCGACCTGAAACCCGGCGACCTGGTGTTCTTCAACACGATGCGCCGCGCGTTCAGCCATGTCGGCATCTACATGGGCGAAGGCAAGTTCATCCACTCGCCACGCACCGGCTCCGAAGTTCGGGTGGAAGACATGAACGGTAGCTACTGGCAGCGTCGTTTCGACGGTGGTCGCCGCGTCCAGGCCGTGCAGGGCGACGCCACCAAGATCGGCGACTGAATCGAAGCGGTTCAGCCCAACGAAAAACCCGCCGACGGCGGGTTTTTTGTTGGGCTGAACGAATTCAACGCGCGCGATAGACCAGCACCTTGAGCGCACGCTCCGGCGCCACATCGGCAAAGGCCGGCGGATTGGCCAGCCGCTCCATGAACAGGAGCGAGGGCGCCGCGTCCTGCACCTGCTGCTGCAGAAAATCAGGACCGAGTTCGGGTGCATTGAGACACAAGAGCGCATGACCGCCCGGCGCCATCAGGTCCGGCAACCGCCTGAGCAAGCGGGCGTAGTCCTTGGTGGCAATGAAGCTGCCCTTCTGGTAGCTCGGCGGATCGACGATCACCAAATCGTAAGGGCCTCCGCGGCCGATGCGCCCCCAGCTCTTGAAGATGTCATGCGCGAGGAAGCTGACTCCGCTCGTGACGCCGTTGAGCCGATGGTTCTGCTGACCGAGCGCCAGGGCGCCGCTGCTCATGTCCATGTTCACGACCTGCTCGGCACCCGCTTGCATCGCGACCACCGAAAAAGCGCAGGTGTAGGCGAAGAGATTGAGCACCTTCAAACGCGGTGCCCAACCGCCCTCGGCACGCGCCGCGGCATGGGCGGTCGCGCGCCGCGCCACCTCGGCGCGCACCCACTGGCGGCCCGCCTTCATGTCGAGGAACAGACCGTGGTTCTGGCCCTGAAGCAGGTGCACGCGATAGCGCGTACCGTCTTCGATGACCTCGTGCGACTCGGGCACCGCGCCGGCCATCAGCCGGGTTTCGGTGCGGCCGCCATCCCGCAGTTGCAGCACCCAGTTCAACGGGCCCGCGCCCAGTTCATTCCACCGCGTTTCCAGTGCGTTGCCGACCGCGCCGATCTCCTCGTCGCTCATCGCACGAAAGCTCGTCAACAGCAGAACGGGCTGAAACGCATCCAGCGCCAGGTGTTCGCAACCGGGGTGCAGCCCGCCCCGGCCGTGAAAGATGCGGCCGACCTCGGCGGTCGGGTTCGTGCGTGCGATGGCGTCGAGCAGGGCGCGCATCGGGCGCCGTCAGGCGGCTTTTTTCACCGGTGGCAAGTCCGTGCAGGTTCCGTGCGCCACTTCCGCCGCCATGCCGATGCTCTCGCCCAGCGTCGGGTGCGGGTGGATGCTCTTGCCGATGTCGATCTCGTCGGCGCCCATTTCGATCGCCAGCACGATCTCGCCGAGCATGTCGCCCGCATGCGTGCCCACGATGCCGCCGCCCAGAATGCGGTGCGTCTCGGCGTCGAACAGCAACTTGGTGAAGCCTTCGTCGCGACCGTTGGCGATGGCGCGGCCCGAGGCGCTCCACGGGAAGTGGCCCTTCTTGACCTTGATGCCTTCGGCCTTGGCCTGGTCTTCGGTCAGGCCGACCCAGGCGACTTCCGGGTCGGTATAGGCGACGCTCGGAATCACGCGGGCGTTGAAAGCCGCGCTCGCGAGCTCCTTGTTGCCCTGGATCTCGCCCGCGATCACCTCGGCCGCCACATGCGCCTCATGCACCGCCTTGTGCGCCAGCATCGGCTGGCCAACGATGTCGCCGATCGCGAAGATGTGCGGCACGTTCGTGCGCATCTGAATGTCGACGTTGATGAAGCCGCGGTCGGTCACGGCCACACCGGCCTTCTCGGCACCGATCTTCTTGCCGTTCGGGCTGCGCCCGACAGCCTGCAAGACGAGGTCGTAAAGCTGCGGTTCCTTCGGTGCGTTCTCGCCTTCGAAGGTGACCTTGATGCCCTCCTTCGTCGCTTCGGCGCCGACCGTCTTGGTCTTCAACATGATGTTGTCGAAGCGCGGCGCATTCATCTTCTGCCAGACCTTGACGAGGTCACGGTCGGCGCCCTGCATCAGGCCGTCGAGCATTTCGACCACATCGAGCCGTGCGCCGAGCGTCGAGTACACCGTGCCCATCTCAAGGCCGATGATGCCGCCGCCCAGGATCAGCATGCGCTTGGGGTCGGTGCCCATCTCGAGCGCGCCGGTGGAGTCGACGATGCGCGGGTCGCCCTTGGGCATGAACGGCAGGCTGACCGACTGCGAGCCGGCCGCGATGATCGCGTTGCGGAACCGGATCTTCTGCTTCTTGCCGGTCGTGTCCCAACTGGTGCCGGTGCTCTCGTCGACCTCGATGACGTACGGGTCGATGAAGTTGCCGACGCCGCGCACCACCGTGACCTTGCGCATCTTCGCCATGGCCGTCAGACCGCCTGTGAGCTTGCCCACCACCTTGTTCTTGTGGCCGAGCAGTTTGGCGCGGTCGATCGTCGGCGCCGCGAACGTGACGCCGAGCGACTCGAAATGCTTGACCTCGTCCATCACCGACGCGACGTGCAGCAGTGCCTTGGACGGAATGCAGCCGACGTTGAGACACACGCCGCCGAGCGTCGCGTAGCGTTCGATCAGCACGACCTTGAGGCCGAGGTCGGCCGCACGGAACGCCGCCGAATAGCCGCCGGGCCCGGCACCGATGACGACCACGTCGCATTCGATGTCGACCGCGCCGCTGTAGGACGATGCGACGGCTTTGACAGCCGGCGCTGCCGATGGCACGGGCGCTGCTGCCGCTGTCGGCGCAGTTGCGGCGGCAGGCGCCGGTGCAGGCGGTGCCGGTGCGGCCGCTGCCGCGCCGTCGACCTCCAACGTCAGCACCACGGAGCCCTGCTTGACCTTGTCGCCGACCTTGACGGCCAGCGCCTTCACGACGCCCGCCGCCGAGGACGGAATCTCCATCGACGCCTTGTCGGATTCGACCGTGATCAGCGACTGCTCGGCCTTGACCGTGTCGCCGACCTTGACCAGCAACTCGATGACGGCCACTTCGTCGAAATCGCCGATATCCGGCACCTGGATTTGTTGTTCGCTCATGAGGACACCTTCAACTTGAGAGTGAATACGTCGGCCGGTCCGGCCGAATTGCGATCGAATTCGCAGCCGGCGGCGATGCCGGCCTCTGCCACGTCGCGCGCCGAGCGCGCCTTCGCATACACGGCGTGCATCGCGCCGAGCGCAAAGCTGCGTCCGGAGCCGATGCTCCAGAACTGCTTGAACTCGAACACTTCGCGGTAGCTGTAGACGCCGTAGATCCCGCTCGCGTTCGCCAGCATCAGGCTGAACTGGCTCGACTCGTACGGGTCGTGTTCTTCTTCCTTGGTCTGCAGAAAGAACGACTCTTTCAGCATCGGATGCAGCTTGAGAAACGTGCGGTAGATCTCGTCCTTGCCGCGCAGCTTCAGCTCGTCCTTCGGCATCGCAGCCAGCGCATGCCGCAGCGCCGGAAAGTGCGCCACCGACCCCGCGGCCGCGAAGAGGCTTCTCCCCTCCGCGTCGTCGAGGTGGAACACCTTCCGGTTGGCTTCCTGCGCGTGCGACAGGCGCGTGTCGCCGAAGGTGACCTGCGTGTCTGCCGCCAGCGCCACCTGGCCGCCCTTTCGGACGGCCACCACCGTGGTCACAGGATGATCCGCTTGTAGTCCGCGAGCACCTGGCCGAGGTACGCATTGAAGCGCGCCGCCAGGGCGCCATCGATCACGCGATGGTCGTACGACAGCGACATCGGCAGGATCAGGCGCGGCACGAACTGCTTGCCGTCCCACACCGGTTTCATCTGGCCCTTGGACAAGCCGAGGATCGCGACTTCGGGCGCGTTGATGATGGGCGTGAAATGCGTGCCGCCGATGCCGCCGAGCGAGCTGATCGACATGCAGCCGCCCTGCATGTCGGCGCCGCCGAGCTTGCCGTCGCGCGCCTTTTTGGCGAGCTCGCCCATTTCCTGGCTGATCTGCAGGATGCCCTTCTTGTCGGCATCTTTCAGCACCGGGACCACGAGGCCGTTGGGCGTGTCGGCCGCGAAGCCGATGTTGTAGTACTGCTTGTAGACCAGGGTGTCGCCGTCCAGGCTGCTGTTGAAATCGGGAAACTTCTTCAGCGCCGCGACCACCGCCTTGATGACGAAGGCCAGCATCGTCACCTTGACGCCTGACTTCTCGTTTTCCTTGTTGGTGGAGACGCGGAAGGCTTCGAGGTCGGTGATGTCGGCATCGTCGTTGTTGGTGACGTGCGGAATCATCACCCAGTTGCGGTGCAGGTTCGCGCCGCTGAGCTTCTTGATGCGCGACAGGTCCTTGCGCTCGACCGTGCCGAACTTCGTGAAGTCGACCTTCGGCCAAGGGATCAGGCCCAGTGCGGCGCCATCGCCACCACCGGCCGGCGCCTTCGCTGCAGACGCCTTCGTGCTGGCCTGCCCACTCATCACCGCCTTGGTAAAACTCTGGACGTCCTGTTCGGTGATGCGTCCCTTGGGGCCGGAGCCCTTGACCTCGTCGAGCGGCACGCCGAGTTCGCGTGCGAACTTGCGCACCGACGGCGACGCGTGCGGCAGGTTGCCGGACGGCGCGGCCGTCGGGTTGTGCGCGACCGCCGGCGGGCTGCTCTGCGCACCGGACTCGGGCTGCGGTGCGGACGCAGCCGCCGACGTGGTGGCCGGCGCAGGCGCCGCCGCGGCTTGCGCGGCCGCGGCGGGGGCTGCATCGCCACCGCTCACACCCTCGATCACCGCGATCAGGTCGCCGATGTTGACCGTGTCACCCACCTTGATCTTGAGTTCCTTCAGCACGCCGGCGGCCGACGACGGAATTTCCATCGCCGCCTTGTCGGATTCGACCGTGATGAGCGACTGCTCCTTCTTGATCGTGTCGCCCGGCTTCACCAGGATCTCGATGACGGCGACGTCTTTGAAATCACCGATGTCCGGCACCTTGATGTCGATCGGACCCGACGATGCAGCGGCTTGCGCAGGCGCTGCGGCAGGCGCTTCGGCCGGCTTCGATTCGGCCGCGGGCGCCGCCGGTGCGGGAGCGGCAGCAGCCGGTGCAGCCGCACCCTCGGCCTCCACCACCAGCACGACCGAGCCCTGCTTGACCTTGTCGCCAACCGACACCTTGAGTTCCTTCACCACACCGGCCGTGCTCGACGGAATTTCCATCGATGCCTTGTCCGACTCCACGGTGATCAGCGACTGCTCGGCCTTGACCGTGTCGCCCACCTTCACCAGCACCTCGATCACCGCGACTTCATCGAAATCGCCGATGTCCGGCACTTTGACTTCCACTGCTGCCATGTTGTGTCTCCCGCCCGGAGGCGTCGTGGTTGTTATTGCTTCAAGCGTAAAGCGGGTTGATCTTGTCGATGTTGATGCCGTACTTCTTGATGGCCTCGACCACCTTGGCGACCGGCACCGTGCCGTCTTCGCTCAGCGCCTTGAGCGCAGCGACGACGATGTAGTGCCGGTTGATCTCGAAGTGCTCGCGCAGCTTGCTGCGAAAGTCGCTGCGACCGAAGCCGTCGGTGCCCAGCACCTTGTACGTGCGGCCCTTCGGAATGAACGGGCGGATCTGCTCGGCGTAGGCCTTCATGTAGTCGGTCGAGGCGACCACCGGGCCGGTGCTGGCCGCCAGCTGCTGGCCGACGAAGGACACGCGCGGTGTCTGGGCGGCGTGCAGGAGGTTCCAGCGCTCGGCGTCTTGGCCATCGCGCGTGAGCTCGTTGAAGCTCGGGCAGCTCCACACCGAGGCGCTCACGCCCCAGTCCTTCTCGAGCAGTTCCTGCGCCGCGAAGCTTTCGCGCAGGATCGTGCCGCTGCCGAGCAATTGCACGGTCGGCGCCTTCTTGAGCGTCGGGCCGGCCTTGCTCAGGTACATGCCCTTGATGATCTGCTCCTCGGTGCCCGCAACGAGGCCGGGCATCGGGTAGTTCTCGTTGAGCAGCGTGATGTAGTAGTAGACGTTGTCCTGCTTCTCCACCATGCGCTTCAGACCGTGGTGCAGGATGACACCGACTTCGTGCGCGAAGGTCGGGTCGTAGCTCACGCAGTTCGGGATGGTGTTGGCCAGGATGTGGCTGTGGCCATCTTCATGCTGCAGGCCTTCGCCGTTGAGCGTGGTGCGCCCCGAGGTCCCGCCGAGCAGGAAACCGCGCGCCTGCATGTCGCCCGCCGCCCAGGCCAGGTCACCGATGCGCTGGAAGCCGAACATCGAGTAGTACACGTAGAACGGCACCATGATCCGGTTGTTCGTCGAGTACGAGGTGGCTGCCGCGATCCAGCTCGACATCCCGCCCGCTTCGTTGATGCCTTCCTGCAGGATCTGGCCGGCCTTGTCTTCGCGGTAGTACATCACTTGGTCTTTGTCGACCGGGGTGTACTGCTGACCTGCGGGGTTGTAGATGCCGATCTGGCGGAACAGCCCTTCCATGCCGAAGGTGCGCGCCTCGTCGACCAGGATCGGCACGACGCGCGGGCCCAGCGCCTGGTCACGCAGCAATTGCGTCAGGAAGCGCACATAGGCCTGGGTGGTGGAAATCTCGCGGCCTTCGGCAGTCGGCTCGATCACGCTCTTGAACACGTCGAGCGCCGGCACCGTGAAACTCTCTTCGGCCTTGGTGCGGCGATGCGGCAGGTAGCCGCCGAGCGCCTTGCGGCGTTCGTGCAGGTACTTCATTTCCGGCGTGTCATCGGCCGGCTTGTAGAACGGGATCTCGGCGAGCTGGCTGTCCGGGATCGGGATGTTGAAGCGGTCGCGGAACACCTTGATGTCTTCGTCCGTCAGTTTCTTGGTTTGGTGGACGTTGTTCTTGCCTTCGCCGATCTTGCCCATGCCGAAGCCCTTCACGGTCTTCACGAGCAACACGGTGGGCTGAGCCACATGGTTTTGCGCTGCGTGGAAGGCCGCGTAGACCTTCTGCGAATCGTGACCGCCGCGCTGCAGGTTCCAGACCTCGTCGTCGCTCAGGTGCTCGACCATCTTCAGGGTGCGCGGATCGCGTCCGAAGAAGTTCTTGCGCACATAGGCGCCGTCATTGGCCTTGAACGCCTGGTAGTCGCCGTCGTTGCACTCCATCATGATCTTGCGCAGTGCACCGTCTTTGTCGGCGGCGAGCAAGGCATCCCAGCCCTTGCCCCAGATCAGCTTGATGACGTTCCAGCCGGCACCGCGGAACTCGCCTTCGAGCTCCTGGATGATCTTGCCGTTGCCGCGCACCGGCCCGTCGAGGCGCTGCAGGTTGCAGTTGATGACGAAGATCAGGTTGTCCAGCTTCTCGCGCGCGGCCAGGCCGATGGCACCGAGCGATTCGACCTCGTCCATTTCGCCGTCGCCGCAGAACACCCACACCTTGCGGTTCTCGGTGTTGGCGATGCCGCGGGCATGCAGGTACTTCAGGAAGCGCGCTTGGTAGATCGCCATCAGCGGTCCGAGGCCCATCGACACCGTGGGGAATTGCCAGAACGCGGGCATCAGCTTCGGGTGCGGGTAGCTCGACAGGCCCTTGCCGTCGACTTCCTGGCGGAAGTTGAGCAACTGCTCTTCACTCAGGCGGCCTTCGAGGTAGGCGCGGGCATAGATGCCGGGCGACACGTGGCCCTGGATGTAGAGGCAATCGCCGCCGTGGTTTTCGCTCTCGGCTTGCCAGAAGTGGTTGAAGCCCGCACCGAACATGCTCGCCAGCGATGCGAACGAGCCGATGTGCCCGCCGAGGTCACCGCCGTCGGCGGGATGCAAACGGTTGGCCTTGACCACCATCGCCATCGCGTTCCAGCGCATGTAGGCCCGCAGGCGCTGCTCGATCTCGAGATTGCCGGGGCTGCGCGCCTCCATGCCGGGCTCGAGCGTGTTGACATAGCCGGTGTTGGCCGAGAACGGCAGATCGACACTGTTCTGCCGCGCGTGTTCGAGCAGTTGCTCCAGAAGGAAGTGGGCGCGTTCCGGGCCCTCGCTCTGAATCACGGCGGACAGGGCGTCCATCCATTCGCGTGTTTCCTGCGCGTCCGCGTCATTCGCGGCCGAGCCGAACAGGTTCTCGGGATTTGCCGACATTTTGTCTCTCCTGTTTATGGGTTTAGTGGCGGTAATTTAGTGCCGGAATTGGCAGCGCGAGGGAGTTTCC
Proteins encoded:
- a CDS encoding alpha/beta fold hydrolase, which codes for MPILCAKPTRFLAMAVCAAVVALVTGCGGLRTTKIPMDVSLDRSQCAAQVDTLLVLLPGAYSHPDEFVREGFVRAVQERRLAVDVMRVDAHLGYYNRATILDRLHDDVIGPAKARGYRAIWIVGISVGGFGGLIYEEARPGELAGLVVLAPYLGDRLLSADIANAGGLARWQGALDATPGDDRSQRETRLWKWLKGYTATPAPTDRPPLYLGYGTEDRFAFSHRLLVAALPADRVFTTPGGHDWPEWTRLWRAILPTLPLPACAG
- a CDS encoding PQQ-dependent sugar dehydrogenase produces the protein MLCSAGMAFAAPRAQPVATGLENPWGVAFLPQGRFLVTERPGRLRVVEPDGRVNAPIAGLPPIAAGGQGGLLDVLADSRVDSNRTVYFCYSEPDATGAANSTALARAQLSADRTRLENVKVIFSQQPKVASRAHFGCRIVESQDGNLFLTLGDRFSRKEDAQKLDNHLGKVVRVAKDGSVPKDNPFVGKAGALPEIWSYGHRNGQGATLAPDGRYWMTEHGPQGGDEINMPQAGRNYGWPLITYGENYGGGKIGDGLTAKAGLEQPVHYWVPSIAPSGMAFVTSDKYGATWKGNLFVGSLKFGYLDRIVFKDGKVVAEHKLLTDGKARIRDVKQGPDGLLYVLTDESDGKLLRLLPD
- a CDS encoding C40 family peptidase gives rise to the protein MRFFVLLPALLISFAAYAVPQDEHSADDMQRMLADKGLIAQLNQVRQTVTDRTSELVVTAVGFLGVPYRRGGNSADTGFDCSGFVRAMYNQTVGLVLPRRAVEQAAATQPVARADLKPGDLVFFNTMRRAFSHVGIYMGEGKFIHSPRTGSEVRVEDMNGSYWQRRFDGGRRVQAVQGDATKIGD
- a CDS encoding class I SAM-dependent methyltransferase, with the translated sequence MRALLDAIARTNPTAEVGRIFHGRGGLHPGCEHLALDAFQPVLLLTSFRAMSDEEIGAVGNALETRWNELGAGPLNWVLQLRDGGRTETRLMAGAVPESHEVIEDGTRYRVHLLQGQNHGLFLDMKAGRQWVRAEVARRATAHAAARAEGGWAPRLKVLNLFAYTCAFSVVAMQAGAEQVVNMDMSSGALALGQQNHRLNGVTSGVSFLAHDIFKSWGRIGRGGPYDLVIVDPPSYQKGSFIATKDYARLLRRLPDLMAPGGHALLCLNAPELGPDFLQQQVQDAAPSLLFMERLANPPAFADVAPERALKVLVYRAR
- the lpdA gene encoding dihydrolipoyl dehydrogenase, which gives rise to MSEQQIQVPDIGDFDEVAVIELLVKVGDTVKAEQSLITVESDKASMEIPSSAAGVVKALAVKVGDKVKQGSVVLTLEVDGAAAAAPAPPAPAPAAATAPTAAAAPVPSAAPAVKAVASSYSGAVDIECDVVVIGAGPGGYSAAFRAADLGLKVVLIERYATLGGVCLNVGCIPSKALLHVASVMDEVKHFESLGVTFAAPTIDRAKLLGHKNKVVGKLTGGLTAMAKMRKVTVVRGVGNFIDPYVIEVDESTGTSWDTTGKKQKIRFRNAIIAAGSQSVSLPFMPKGDPRIVDSTGALEMGTDPKRMLILGGGIIGLEMGTVYSTLGARLDVVEMLDGLMQGADRDLVKVWQKMNAPRFDNIMLKTKTVGAEATKEGIKVTFEGENAPKEPQLYDLVLQAVGRSPNGKKIGAEKAGVAVTDRGFINVDIQMRTNVPHIFAIGDIVGQPMLAHKAVHEAHVAAEVIAGEIQGNKELASAAFNARVIPSVAYTDPEVAWVGLTEDQAKAEGIKVKKGHFPWSASGRAIANGRDEGFTKLLFDAETHRILGGGIVGTHAGDMLGEIVLAIEMGADEIDIGKSIHPHPTLGESIGMAAEVAHGTCTDLPPVKKAA
- a CDS encoding MFS transporter, translated to MTTVVAVRKGGQVALAADTQVTFGDTRLSHAQEANRKVFHLDDAEGRSLFAAAGSVAHFPALRHALAAMPKDELKLRGKDEIYRTFLKLHPMLKESFFLQTKEEEHDPYESSQFSLMLANASGIYGVYSYREVFEFKQFWSIGSGRSFALGAMHAVYAKARSARDVAEAGIAAGCEFDRNSAGPADVFTLKLKVSS
- the aceF gene encoding dihydrolipoyllysine-residue acetyltransferase, with amino-acid sequence MAAVEVKVPDIGDFDEVAVIEVLVKVGDTVKAEQSLITVESDKASMEIPSSTAGVVKELKVSVGDKVKQGSVVLVVEAEGAAAPAAAAPAPAAPAAESKPAEAPAAAPAQAAASSGPIDIKVPDIGDFKDVAVIEILVKPGDTIKKEQSLITVESDKAAMEIPSSAAGVLKELKIKVGDTVNIGDLIAVIEGVSGGDAAPAAAAQAAAAPAPATTSAAASAPQPESGAQSSPPAVAHNPTAAPSGNLPHASPSVRKFARELGVPLDEVKGSGPKGRITEQDVQSFTKAVMSGQASTKASAAKAPAGGGDGAALGLIPWPKVDFTKFGTVERKDLSRIKKLSGANLHRNWVMIPHVTNNDDADITDLEAFRVSTNKENEKSGVKVTMLAFVIKAVVAALKKFPDFNSSLDGDTLVYKQYYNIGFAADTPNGLVVPVLKDADKKGILQISQEMGELAKKARDGKLGGADMQGGCMSISSLGGIGGTHFTPIINAPEVAILGLSKGQMKPVWDGKQFVPRLILPMSLSYDHRVIDGALAARFNAYLGQVLADYKRIIL
- the aceE gene encoding pyruvate dehydrogenase (acetyl-transferring), homodimeric type: MSANPENLFGSAANDADAQETREWMDALSAVIQSEGPERAHFLLEQLLEHARQNSVDLPFSANTGYVNTLEPGMEARSPGNLEIEQRLRAYMRWNAMAMVVKANRLHPADGGDLGGHIGSFASLASMFGAGFNHFWQAESENHGGDCLYIQGHVSPGIYARAYLEGRLSEEQLLNFRQEVDGKGLSSYPHPKLMPAFWQFPTVSMGLGPLMAIYQARFLKYLHARGIANTENRKVWVFCGDGEMDEVESLGAIGLAAREKLDNLIFVINCNLQRLDGPVRGNGKIIQELEGEFRGAGWNVIKLIWGKGWDALLAADKDGALRKIMMECNDGDYQAFKANDGAYVRKNFFGRDPRTLKMVEHLSDDEVWNLQRGGHDSQKVYAAFHAAQNHVAQPTVLLVKTVKGFGMGKIGEGKNNVHQTKKLTDEDIKVFRDRFNIPIPDSQLAEIPFYKPADDTPEMKYLHERRKALGGYLPHRRTKAEESFTVPALDVFKSVIEPTAEGREISTTQAYVRFLTQLLRDQALGPRVVPILVDEARTFGMEGLFRQIGIYNPAGQQYTPVDKDQVMYYREDKAGQILQEGINEAGGMSSWIAAATSYSTNNRIMVPFYVYYSMFGFQRIGDLAWAAGDMQARGFLLGGTSGRTTLNGEGLQHEDGHSHILANTIPNCVSYDPTFAHEVGVILHHGLKRMVEKQDNVYYYITLLNENYPMPGLVAGTEEQIIKGMYLSKAGPTLKKAPTVQLLGSGTILRESFAAQELLEKDWGVSASVWSCPSFNELTRDGQDAERWNLLHAAQTPRVSFVGQQLAASTGPVVASTDYMKAYAEQIRPFIPKGRTYKVLGTDGFGRSDFRSKLREHFEINRHYIVVAALKALSEDGTVPVAKVVEAIKKYGINIDKINPLYA